The nucleotide window CCAATCCAAAAGATCGAAACGTGTTTGGGATGAATATCTTACACAAATTTCCATTTGACTGGCATGGAATAGAAACCATGGGGTTCTAtgtggtttaaaaaaaaagcaagtactcaaaattgtattattcCATTGTTTCTTACGATTGGACCTACACTATTCCAAACCGTAACATTTCCGCCACCATGCCTTCTGAATGAACTAAGAATAATATTCTTGAAACTTATGACAATGGATAAATATTCTACTGTGTTTCTATACTGTTAAACTTTTCGCCACTCCACTATGGACTTTTGAAGAAAAGTCTatcaaatcaagttcttatatcgggaacttttttgtttgagaaattattttcacaaaacttaATTCAAGAACTTCCTTGTCTCATCTAACAATCATACACAttcattaatttcataaataagTAGTTAGAAATTAATAATGCCACAATATTAGCTCAAATTTTGGTTCTCTCACTCCATCGTTGCAGATTCAAACCGAGCGAACGTGCTAATTTGTCCGGCGCTTTGACCGCACCCTCTTCTATATCATCCGCTTCGTCCGGTTCACTGCCATCGCCAACCATATTAACTAATGCAACCCATGGAAATCAaggcaacagcaacaccaacaatacgACTCCGTCGGTGCCAACACATCAAATTAGTCCACCGACAAGTAATTATTTACCGCAAGCACAACAAGTGTCTGCagcaccgccaccaccacctcCATCACTACCGCCGCCACCGCCGCAACATCCACATCCAGCTTCGGTGTTGTACCCAAGTGCGGCATACAGTGACCATGGCTTCTTGCAGATGACGCTCGGCTACTTGTCACCCTCGTCGGGTGCCTACAAATCAGTGGACCCTTATTTTCTTTCGCAGGGTAAGTTTGCATTCCAAACACACATGCCAATAATATAATTAACACCACATGTAAATAAATAGTAGTTGTCAGTCTGAAAAATCTCTACACAAATTAGAGACACCAAACTTTTTCGGGTGTTTGACCGAACGTAATTCAATTAGGCaacttaaatacaaaaaacgAACACATGTACCCTATTTatcaatatattgaaaaatgtttaagttgttgttgttatttgtgttcCTCACTTTTCCAGCAAGCCTCTTCGGTGGTGGTCACCTCTTTGGCGGCGCCGGTTGTGTGCCTGAACTGGCTTTAGGCTTAGGTATGGGGGTGAACGCATTGCGTCACTGTCGTCGCCGCAAAGCGCGCACGGTTTTCAGCGATCCACAATTATCAGGGCTGGAGAAGCGTTTTGAAGCTCAAAGATATCTCTCGACACCGGAACGTGTGGAGTTGGCAACCGCTTTAGGTCTAAGTGAGACACAAGTGAAGACATGGTTTCAGAATCGTCGCATGAAGCATAAGAAACAGCTGAGACGGCGAGACAATACTAATGGTGAGTATTTTTGATGGGTGTAGTTAgaaaaacagtatttttaatAACGTGTCATACACAATTAGATCTAGTAGTCTATCCTCTTTAAGGgaaatttttatactaaaaCTTATAGCATTGATAGACGACAGTGGTAATCTGGATTTATTCAGGAGTTAGTGAAGATAACTCCATTACTAACTCCCATTTAATCCTCAAAGTTTTAGAGAGTTAGCTGCATTTTCGTTTGCaacattataacgggtgatttttttgaggttaggattttcatgcattagtatttgacagatcacgtgggatttcagacatggtgtcaaagagaaagatgctcagtatgctttgacatttcatcatgaatagacttactaacgagcaacgcttgcaaatcattgaattttattaccaaaatcagtgttcggttcgaaatgtgtttcgcgctttacgtccgacaaattttgttcagcgatgaggctcatttctggttgaatggctacgtaaataagcaaaattgccgcatttggggtgaagagcaaccagaagccgttcaagaactgcccatgcatcccgaaaaatgcactgtttggtgtggtttgtacgctggtggaatcattggaccgtattttttcaaagatgctgttggacgcaacgttacggtgaatggcgatcgctatcgttcgatgctaacaaactttttgttgccaaaaatggaagaactgaacttggttgacatgtggtttcaacaagatggcgctacatgccacacagctcgcgattctatggccattttgagggaaaacttcggacaacaattcatctcaagaaatggacccgtaagttggccaccaagatcatgcgatttaacgcctttagactattttttgtggggctacgtcaagtctaaagtctacagaaataagccagcaactattccagctttggaagacaacatttccgaagaaattcgggctattccggccgaaatgctcgaaaaagttgcccaaaattggactttccgaatggaccacctaagacgcagccgcggtcaacatttaaatgaaattatcttcaaaaagtaaatgtcatgaacctatctaacgtttcaaataaagaaccgatgagattttgcaaattttatgcgtttttttttttttaaaagttatcaagctcttaaaaaatcaccctttatctgATTATGTGCGtagttaatccggattaacgctgCCGTCTATCAAAGCTATTAGGGACTTTAAAGAACTTCTGCATAATGCTTTTAGCGTAAGAACTGAATTTTGATCTGTTGTCATCGGAAATAAGAGATTTAAAATCGACACATTTTACCTTAACGTAACAAttattatgtttattaaaaatttcccttTATCTGATCTTAAAGATCTTTGATTGAAGATCGGCGGACAGTCGGTATCACAGGTTCAGATTACAACGTATAGTCCTTTAAAGAACTCGAGTCTTGTTCCCAAATGGTTACGATTTCCGGTGatagattttgattttaaatttcgagTTCTGATTGGACCATAATAATAGCTGCTTTTAACCTTGACCGTAGTTCCTTAAGAGAAGTGACATGCTCGCCATCGTCTTCTCAATTTCCACTTCTGCTTGTGGGACATTAATTTAGACTCTTCAATAATATATTCCCTCTTTTATTTAAAGTTGTTAATTTGCGCTCAAAACCTGAAAATATTCGAACgcatcttcttcttttttattaccGTAGACtccgcttacgtgattataaccgagtttacaaGAGAGCACCAGTCGTTCATTAGGAaatgagatatttcgtcttgccctcgtttactaccagacccatttgcttcgtttcttaatccaatctggagaaagccGAACTAAGGGTGCAGCTGTTATGGCCAACGATAtcgatatcatcggcatacgctagCAGTTatacactcttgtagaacaTTGCACCTTCACTACTCAGATCTgctgctcgaattattttctccaacgtTTAAACAGCCGTATAAGTTTTtcggggatatcaaattcagacaaagCAGCATAAAGACAGACCCTTATGGTGCTTTTGGTCAAACGGATATTttctggctacccagagaatacttggtctagaGCCGGAAGtcttgagctgcttgagccttATGTAAAAGAATAACTTCTGGCCACTCCTAAGTAAATGGTGCTCAGAGAACTTTGGGGATGACACGCAATTGTTCGGTTAAAATTCATCAAATAACCCTTACCCAAATATACTGGTGTAGTaaaaaagatgtttttattGATGGTACCAGGTCCGGACTATAATGTGAATGCATAAAACCTGCTACATTATAAAGCGTCTGAAGTTTCTACCGAATCACTATCGATGTGATCTTGCGTTGTCCTGATGGGACATAATCTTCTTTCCTTTTGATCAAAGCAGATCACTTCGAGGCGGTTGCTGCTTCAGACGGTCCAAGTCTGAATTAAAGTTTGAACGTAGCAGAGCAGCTCATAGCAGATACTTTTCTGGCAATTCCATTAAACACATAACAAAACCTGGCTGAACGTCTGGCTTCACCACAACTTGCATCGTTACACCGCGACATACTACTAATGTTTTCGCTTGACTTTGTCATAAGTTATTCACTTTAGAAATAGAttgattttgttgcaattcAGTGATTTGCActtgaatttaattttcctACGTTAACTCGTGTGACACGCATACATCGAGTTTTTTGTATCAAGCCTTATTTAAATGCTTCAAAGGTTTTCTTTAGAATCTTTATCCCTTGGACAAAGGGAACAGTGCTCGCGTGATGATCGGACTCGATgatttatattcattttatcgatattttcgacaaTTAGTTTTCCAGAGCGTGTTGCTTCTTTCGTCAAAATTACCAGAACGGAATTAACGAAACCAAAATTCGCGTGATTGGCTCTTACTTGTATAGTATCAGAACAACAAACACTATTTCATTTTCAGCAAGCCTGGCTTGCATTTTCGACTTTAccgaaaaaaaactgtaaactaCGACTTTGCTGGGGTCCACCTTTTGGCGCCTTCTCAAACAATACTGAGTCAAGAAATGTCTGAGGAATTCCGATTTTTCCAACGCCATGTCTGTATAGCATAATCACAACGCAATTATACATTGTGAGATAGAGAGTATTAAAGACATTTCTTGGAcattttggaattatttttcttactagACCTAATATTAACAACAGATATGTTACGAATGGCTCCCTCAACAGGgagtttataattatttcaacCTGGCCCTTCTTCTTTTTCTCAAATATAATACAGTTTTGTAACGTAGCGGTACATTGATATGTCGCTTAGTACTTAGATTTGACATCATCTCCTCTCCTAAAAGTTTCTTAAATTTCTGAGaacaaattcataatttatagCGTTCATAGCgtttaaataaagaaacatcAAGTTCTTGCACTTGCCTTTCCGCtgtagaaaatgaaaaaaaaacatttaccaCAAAAGCTTGAGAAAATTGTCTTGGTACTTTGAAAACTCAACAAAACTTTTCTTGTCCATCAACGTTGCACTGCTGCAGCCAATTAAAGTGACaatatttcacataatttcATTTACGAAAACTCCAAAGAAGTACAATGAAAAACTTtctgtacaacaacaacgactaaTGCAAAAATTGTTTCTTTATCTTTTGTTTGGCGTTCCATTTGCAGAACCCGTTGACTTTTCACGTTCGgacggcagcggcagcagcagcagtcacAGTGCAAAGAGCAGCAATAATGCGACGTTAACAAATGCCAGTAGccacgccaacaacaataataaccacATGCAACAGAGTGGCAGCTCGAGTAATAGCAATAATGGCGCGGACAATATAAATGGCGTTGAAAAGGCATTTGCTGCGCAGGCTTATGCGCgcgaacagcaacaacaacagcaacatggAACGCTTCCACAAcaaaatatgcacacacacgcgcagACACTTCCAACACACTTGCAATTACGTGGCAACACTAATACTTGTAATAATGGCAGCGACTCGCTGGGTGGTGGCGGCACGCATTCCCAACTGCTGCATAGCGGCCATAATGTTGCGTCGCATCAGCAACATTTACAAATGTTGCGCAATATTTCAGGTGGTCAATTGGAGAATGCCATGGGCTTTCTGCAACATGATTACTCTACGGACGATTACTCGGATGTGGATGATGACGATGAGGAAGATGACGACGGCAGCGACGTGGATATAGTCGGCGATACGAAGCTCTATCATCTGACATAATGTGCgtaatatatgtagtatatagtaACGGTTATGAGAGGCGGAAATGTAATTGAATTTAGAAAAGAACACAAGTTTGAACTTCCACTGCTAGAATTTAAATAGgaaagtataatattttttcctaaatccTGTAAATAATTGATGTACGAAAGGGCACTATAAGTTTTAGAATAAAAgtaaaacacatatacatatgcttatgTACTTTTTATCAACCTAATCTTAGAAGAAGTGGCGGAGTCTTATGCAAAACACTCGGCCCTTCTGCTCTTCCACGAGGCAGCGGCTAAACACCGTTTACGATCTCACTTGAGGGTGCATATATTGTTTattgaacaattttgttttactaGGAGATATACCTGCTGTTACTTTTCCCTCGTTGGGAGGCTCTATTATTCATTTGGTGGACAGAGTGAAGTATTTGGTGTTTATCCTTTCATGAAAGCTAAACATTCAGGAGAGTGTAAGGAATACAACGACTGCCTTACACTGTGTTATAAGAGCAATTGCGAAGATGTGTGGCATTTCAACAAAAGTGGTGTTTCTGCTTAATAAAACCATTGTTAAGCCAATAATGTTTTATGAGACTGTTGACAGATTGGGGGATGTATTAAAGATGTATTAAAGAGCGGCTCTCATCGGCATTTGTGATGTACTAAAGACACCATCAACGATGGCAATCAATGCCATTCTATGCGTTGCATCTGCAAATTGAGTTGCAAGTGCTTTGCGACGAAGACTGACTTTAGATTTAGGGAAGCTAATTATATGAGGGGACCCGTACACTGACACACCGAAATTTTCAATGCTTCGATTGCGTTCCGGGCGGTTTCTTCTCGACTCACACACCTACGAGAGATTTGTGTGATGTGGGCGAAAAAAGAGTTGGAAAAGGAGCGCAGTGAGTTTTCTCTCAAGGGAGAGTAGGAGGTGGAGTCTTCTGTTGGAAGCTATTTAACAGCTCTAGTTTTAGGCTACAAGACCATTCTAGTGCCTTGAAGCGGAGGTGAATGCCGTCAAGGTAgcagtatatactatatactggTCTGAAGTTCCTTCAAAGAAGTGTGGATTCACTTCGATAGC belongs to Bactrocera dorsalis isolate Fly_Bdor chromosome 1, ASM2337382v1, whole genome shotgun sequence and includes:
- the LOC105233142 gene encoding brain-specific homeobox protein, with the protein product MSIQVSERVTASPPHSLVSAANSAGTVSHSTVGGAGNKQQSATIVTAKTPFSIEHILCQNLNNNNNNNTSNIHNNNINNHNSSNKVKTAVGKCAKNNCDSEKLRQQQPSQQQQHHQKHSPIHALDDNEEYTRLVAQQRFKPSERANLSGALTAPSSISSASSGSLPSPTILTNATHGNQGNSNTNNTTPSVPTHQISPPTSNYLPQAQQVSAAPPPPPPSLPPPPPQHPHPASVLYPSAAYSDHGFLQMTLGYLSPSSGAYKSVDPYFLSQASLFGGGHLFGGAGCVPELALGLGMGVNALRHCRRRKARTVFSDPQLSGLEKRFEAQRYLSTPERVELATALGLSETQVKTWFQNRRMKHKKQLRRRDNTNEPVDFSRSDGSGSSSSHSAKSSNNATLTNASSHANNNNNHMQQSGSSSNSNNGADNINGVEKAFAAQAYAREQQQQQQHGTLPQQNMHTHAQTLPTHLQLRGNTNTCNNGSDSLGGGGTHSQLLHSGHNVASHQQHLQMLRNISGGQLENAMGFLQHDYSTDDYSDVDDDDEEDDDGSDVDIVGDTKLYHLT